TGCTACAATAATATCCGCAGATTTAGTTAACTCTTTTAAATTTTGTGTTTTTGAGTGAGCAAGTGTAACTGTCGCATTCAAATTTGTTAGAAGTAATGAGAGAGGTTTACCTACAATTAAACTTCTCCCAACAATAACAACACTTTTTCCCGAAAAATCTACTCCGTAATACTTGGCCATTGTTACAATGCCTTTTGGTGTACACGGAATCATTGATGTTTCACCAAGTTGGCCACGATAAAGCTTGGCAACATTTTCATAGTGAAAACCATCGACATCTTTATGGGGAACAACAAGGTCTGTTGTATCAATTTGTGAAAGAGATTTTGGAAGTGGTAGTTGAATAAGAATACCGTGAACAAGTGGATCTTCGTTAAATTGATTAACAATTTTTAGAAACTCTTGCTCACTAATTGTTTTATCTAAATTAACAATTTCACAGCTTGCACCAATTTTTTCTGCAAATTTCTTTTTACTATTTGTATAAATAACACTTGCTGGATTATCTCCAACGAGAATTACTTTTAAACTAGGAACCACACCTTGTTCTTTCAGGGTGATACACTCTTGTTTAAGGAGTTCAACTTGTCTTTCTATGACTGGTTGCGCATATAGTAATTTTGTCTCATTTTGCATTAACACATATTATCTTTATAGCTTGGTATTGGCAATTTCAGAATTAAGTCGTATTCAATTGATATGTTTTTTTGGTTAGGATTAGCACTACAATTAATCGGTTTCGCATCAGTTGGGCTTTGTCTTTTTGTTGGTTTACAAAAAGGTGACTATGAAATGCTCGAGCTCTATCAATTTATTGGTGGATCAGCAGTTTTTTATATCGGCCATATGATAAAAGGCGTAGATCGCTCGTAAATTCGAATTTTTCGTTTATACTAAAACTATGTATATTCTAGGAATTGACCCCGGATCTCGTACTACTGGTTGGGCCGTTATCGAAGTGGAAGGTCGAAAATTTAAGTATGTCGACTCAGGTGTTTTAAAATTTGATAAGATACCAGAGTTTCTCGATCGTTTAGCGACGATTTCTTCTTCAATTAAAGATATTGTCTCAATGTATAGGCCAGATGAAATTTCTGTCGAGGCACTTATTTATGTAAAAAGTATTCCGGCATTATCTAAACTTGCGCAAGCAAGAGGGGCCTTAATAGCAGGCTTGTCAGATAAGTATCAAGGAAAGATTACAGAGTATTCACCTAACTTAATAAAATCTAGTGTTACAGGCCATGGACTAGCTTCAAAAGAAAGTGTTGATCGCTCGCTTAGTATGATCTTTGGAAAGCTAGATTTTAAATCACATGATGAGTCGGATGCCCTTGCTATAGCGCTTTGTCACGCGTTGAATCGTGGACAAAGAGCAAAAATAAAGGGAAAATCGTCACATACTCGTACGAAAGCACGTACATTAAAAGAAGTATTTTCTAAGTAGGTTTTATGATCGGTCTATTACAAGGCGAAGTTGTTTTCAGTGATGGAAACGAGTTAATTCTATTCTCTCCATCGGGAGTAGGGCACCAAATTTATTTTCAACATGTTTTACCTGAAGGCTCTGTTGCAGCAATTTTCATTTCACACATTGTAAAAGAGGCCAGTGAGGAACTTTTCGGATTCCGCTCTCTTCGTGAGAAGAAAACATTTGAATTACTTTTGAATGTTAAGGGTGTTGGTCCTAAAGGGGCATTTGCTCTTGTGACAAGTATTGGAGTTGATAATATTATTGATGCTATTACTTTTGATAATAAGAAAACACTTCAGAAAGCTCCTGGAGTAGGGGCCAAGGCCGCTTCACAGATAATTCTAGACCTTAGTGGAAAAGCTCAAAAAATAAAAATGTATTCAAAAGCTTCAGCTAGTGCAACTCAGCCAACTGGTACTTCAGTTCAAGCACCGCTTAATCTTGAGTTATTTGAAGAGACAGTAACAGAAGTAGTAAGCCATGACTCTGCTCTTATGAATGACGCAATCATGGCATGTAAGGAACTTGGCTTTACTGAAGATAAAGTTATGCCACTTGCTAAGAGAATTTTAGATGAAAATCAAATAACAAGAGCTGAACAACTCGTTCACCTTGTACTAAAAGAGGTGTAAATGTCTGACGGTCGCTTTTTTGATCCAACTCTTGATGAAGATGAAACTAGAAAAGAAGTTATTCTAAGGCCGAAGGATTTCTCTGAATATATTGGCCAGAAAAAAATAGTTCAAAATATTGATGTTATGGTGACATCAGCAGTAAAGAGAAAGCAGTCAATGGATCATGCTCTTTTATCTGGACCTCCTGGGCTAGGAAAGACATCTCTTGCTATGATTATTGCCAATGCTCTTGGGAGCCAGCTTCATGTCATTTCAGGGCCGGCCATTGAGAAAAAGGGTGACCTTGCTGCTATTCTAACTAATTTAGAACCAAGAGACGTTCTCTTTATTGATGAAATTCACCGTATGCATATTTCTGTTGAAGAGATTCTCTACTCGGCGATGGAAGATTACCGTTTAGATATTGTTATTGGTGATGGAGCAGCAGCAAGAACAATGCAAATCGAAATTGCGCCCTTTACTTTAATTGGCGCCACAACACGCTCGGGACTTTTGTCTAATCCTCTGCGTGATCGCTTTATGGCCCATTTTCATTTCGACTTCTATAAGGCCGATGAACTTGCAATTATTATTTCAAATAATGCCAAGAAGCTTGGAATTCAAATCGATGCAGATGCGGAATTACTAATGGCAAGATGTTCTCGTGGAACACCGAGAATCGCCAATCGTGTTCTTCGCCGTGTTCGTGACTTCGCCATTGTACGTGATTCTTCTCACGTAAATATAAATGATGTAAAAAAATCACTAGAAATGATGGAAATTGATGAACATGGCCTTGATCGAATGGATAGACGAATTCTATCTGTTATTCAAGAGTATTATGGTGGGGGACCTGTTGGAATTGAAGCGCTTTGTGCAACTCTTGCTGAAGATCGCTCCACGATTGAAGATGTTTATGAGCCATTTCTTTTAAAAGAAGGTTTTTTAATACGTACGCCAAGAGGCCGCGAGATCTCACAAATTGCAAAAGAGTTGATTGATGAAAAATAAGTTTTTACTTTTATGTTTATGTCTAATTACGTTTAACATTCAGGCCACTTACGATTTATCAGCAACTGCTGGTTACCGTTCTTATATTCTCGGAGCCGCTGCTCGAGTGGACGCAGGAATAAGCCAAGAAATGTGGCGCTATAATGATCAGATTTATGGATTTATTCGTGAGTCGGCTTATTTTAACACTAGTGGAACAATTAATTCTGTCGGTGGACGTATTGATTTCTTTCCAATTTCAATTCTAGGATTCACTGCTGGAACTGAACAAGTTTGGCGTTCATCAAAAGAGCTTTCGACTTTTGATTGTGAAACTCAAGTCTGTGATGCTGATGGAACGCGTTCATACTTAAGAGTTGAAAATGTCTTAGCTTATAAGAAGTTAGTTACAATCAATGACTTTCAAAGAGAGTTCTTCAAGTACAGTGGTTATTCTGGAATTGTTGTTAACGCGCTTCATTCCATGGAGATTTACACGGATGACATTGTTAATGTCATGAGAAATATAATTGCTTATCAATACAGTAATACATATACGTTTGGTGTGTTACATTTTCGTTCATGGTCGGAAAAAAGTAAGCAGGATACAGCTTTTGTTG
The DNA window shown above is from Bacteriovorax sp. BAL6_X and carries:
- a CDS encoding bifunctional 5,10-methylenetetrahydrofolate dehydrogenase/5,10-methenyltetrahydrofolate cyclohydrolase, whose protein sequence is MQNETKLLYAQPVIERQVELLKQECITLKEQGVVPSLKVILVGDNPASVIYTNSKKKFAEKIGASCEIVNLDKTISEQEFLKIVNQFNEDPLVHGILIQLPLPKSLSQIDTTDLVVPHKDVDGFHYENVAKLYRGQLGETSMIPCTPKGIVTMAKYYGVDFSGKSVVIVGRSLIVGKPLSLLLTNLNATVTLAHSKTQNLKELTKSADIIVAAIGSPKLFTKEYFRNDQSQVVFDVGINRSNEGKLCGDCDFENIKDQLAAITPVPKGIGPMTIFSVSQNLISAAKK
- the ruvC gene encoding crossover junction endodeoxyribonuclease RuvC translates to MYILGIDPGSRTTGWAVIEVEGRKFKYVDSGVLKFDKIPEFLDRLATISSSIKDIVSMYRPDEISVEALIYVKSIPALSKLAQARGALIAGLSDKYQGKITEYSPNLIKSSVTGHGLASKESVDRSLSMIFGKLDFKSHDESDALAIALCHALNRGQRAKIKGKSSHTRTKARTLKEVFSK
- the ruvA gene encoding Holliday junction branch migration protein RuvA, producing the protein MIGLLQGEVVFSDGNELILFSPSGVGHQIYFQHVLPEGSVAAIFISHIVKEASEELFGFRSLREKKTFELLLNVKGVGPKGAFALVTSIGVDNIIDAITFDNKKTLQKAPGVGAKAASQIILDLSGKAQKIKMYSKASASATQPTGTSVQAPLNLELFEETVTEVVSHDSALMNDAIMACKELGFTEDKVMPLAKRILDENQITRAEQLVHLVLKEV
- the ruvB gene encoding Holliday junction branch migration DNA helicase RuvB, yielding MSDGRFFDPTLDEDETRKEVILRPKDFSEYIGQKKIVQNIDVMVTSAVKRKQSMDHALLSGPPGLGKTSLAMIIANALGSQLHVISGPAIEKKGDLAAILTNLEPRDVLFIDEIHRMHISVEEILYSAMEDYRLDIVIGDGAAARTMQIEIAPFTLIGATTRSGLLSNPLRDRFMAHFHFDFYKADELAIIISNNAKKLGIQIDADAELLMARCSRGTPRIANRVLRRVRDFAIVRDSSHVNINDVKKSLEMMEIDEHGLDRMDRRILSVIQEYYGGGPVGIEALCATLAEDRSTIEDVYEPFLLKEGFLIRTPRGREISQIAKELIDEK